One Paroedura picta isolate Pp20150507F chromosome 16, Ppicta_v3.0, whole genome shotgun sequence genomic region harbors:
- the VPS25 gene encoding vacuolar protein-sorting-associated protein 25, translated as MMSFEWPWQYSFPPFFTLQPNVDTRQKQLTAWCSLVLSYCRLNKLYTMTVAEAQESPLFNNRKLQRKLPLESILVVLEELRKKGNLEWLDKNKSSFLVLWRRLEEWSKLIYQWVSKNGLTNSVFTLYELSSGDDTESEEFHGLEESLLLRALQALQQEHKAEIITLDDGRGVKFF; from the exons atgATGAGCTTCGAGTGGCCCTGGCAGTACAGCTTCCCGCCCTTCTTCAC GTTGCAGCCCAATGTGGACACGAGGCAGAAGCAGCTGACCGCTTGGTGTTCCCTGGTGCTCTCCTACTGCCGCCTCAACAAGCTCTACACCATGACTGTCGCCGAGGCTCAGGAGAGCCCCCTCTTCAACAACAGGAAACTGCAGC GAAAACTGCCTTTGGAATCCATCCTTGTTGTGCTAGAAGAGCTCAGAAAAAAAG GGAATCTGGAGTGGCTGGACAAGAATAAATCCAGTTTCTTGGTCTTGTGGCGACGGCTGGAAGAATGGAGCAAGCTCATCTACCAGTGG GTCTCAAAGAACGGGCTGACCAACTCCGTGTTCACGCTCTACGAGCTGTCCAGTGGCGACGACACAGAGAGCGAAG AGTTCCACGGCCTGGAGGAATCCCTGCTCCTCCGCGCGCTGCAGGCTTTGCAGCAGGAGCACAAGGCCGAAATCATCACACTGGACGATGGGCGGGGCGTCAAGTTCTTCTAG